In Phycodurus eques isolate BA_2022a chromosome 10, UOR_Pequ_1.1, whole genome shotgun sequence, a genomic segment contains:
- the erbb3a gene encoding receptor tyrosine-protein kinase erbB-3a, with protein sequence MRMTTLVKKGQQVRYVLLLLPCLVLQLCSAQTQGVVVCSGTQNALSTTGNSEIQFNLMRERYTGCEIVMGNLEITMMEHTRDFSFLQSIREVTGYILFAINEFSRLPLDQLRVIRGTTLYEDQYALAVMVNYQKDGQRGLHELGLTHLTEILEGGVKIIQNKYLSYAPQVIWLDIVKDGTAPIVLEDNGPEKPCSEACEDVPCWGPGNNTCQILTKTVCAPQCNGRCFGRNPSDCCHNECAGGCTGPFDTDCFACRNFNNSGSCVPQCPQTVIYNKHTFKLEPNPNAKYQYGSICVAQCPTNFVVDGSSCVSNCPTHKMEVEKNGVKRCEPCGGLCPKACRGTGTQNRQTVDALNIDSFINCTKIQGSLHFLVTGIHGDDYNNVPALAPEKLKIFNTVREITDILSIQSWPENMTDLSVFSNLQTIQGRTLYRGVSSRRGYSMLVMKIPSLTSLGLRSLQRINDGSVYITGNKKLCYHHTVNWTRILSSSSRPQRRQKYIDIKENRPRNECVELGHVCDQLCSSDGCWGPGPDQCLSCKKYSRGGTCVPECMFLTGERREFADPLGECMPCHPECKVQEGKETCTGPGADECVACANRQDGPHCVSLCPEGVMGGEGVIFKYPNKQGRCEPCHINCTQGCFGPGIGGCIGSSRYISGQATTGIVLGVIALLFASFSAFVLSVLYRRGLAIRHKRAMRRYMANGESFEPLDPSEKGPKVHARILKPTDLRKIKLLANGVFGSVHKGIWIPEGDTVKLPVAIKTIHDRTGRQTFFEVTDHMMVMGSLDHTNVVKILGICPGANLQLISELNNHGSLLEHVKNNKNKLSPQRLLNWCVQIAKGMYYLEENRMVHRNLAARNVLLKNNYTAQISDYGIADLLYPDDKKYFYNGVKTPIKWMALESILFCRYTHQSDVWSYGVTIWEMMSHGTEPYSNMRPQEVPDLLEKGERLSQPPICTIDVYMVMVKCWMIDENVRPTFKELANEFTRMARDPPRYLVIKEDCSQPDGPPDEFAQRSAELDDLEDLDFELEDQVEEVSMDNLHQPSHYLSPIKSRSLNGLSRLDSHRVVLSTPGGAGYLPMTAGVDNPGQAPWQSRSRLNSARTVSESSEGCGTATELEMIEDLSLAGSPKRGRHRQDSAYMSQRDSFSGGPPETPSPEMDEEDQNGYVLPGDSPEKETLLCPSRVIPDRIGKSYSSGLLCNLNDDKYEHMTKHTNLSSRINSHLKDNGHRLKANKKRTSSLSSQVTASLGDVTTSIRNNHISEQLGSEEVKYEYMDIRCSEKDEDPPAHDPPPPPTFVGMAEEEEKEEEEEYVEDSNYHYTNRQPKLRKALQENRQLKIQDRDEDDTYEYEDMDCLPAIKPVPTVYQNMQVGGEGEASGSTAHQFGFEPYVKVRAGVEIGDSVSGDRSFDNPDYWHSRMFLKPKAVPT encoded by the exons TCAATCAGGGAGGTGACAGGCTACATCCTGTTTGCCATCAACGAGTTCAGCCGCCTGCCGCTGGACCAACTTCGTGTCATCAGGGGCACCACCTTGTACGAGGACCAGTACGCCTTGGCCGTGATGGTCAACTACCAGAAGGACGGCCAGCGCGGCCTACATGAACTGGGCCTGACACACCTCACAG AGATACTGGAGGGCGGAGTCAAGATCATCCAGAATAAGTACCTgagctatgccccacaggtcaTCTGGCTGGACATCGTGAAGGATGGGACAGCGCCCATTGTGTTGGAGGACAATGGACCTGAAA AGCCTTGCAGTGAAGCATGTGAGGACGTTCCATGTTGGGGCCCCGGAAACAACACGTGTCAGATCT TGACCAAGACGGTGTGCGCCCCGCAGTGCAATGGCCGCTGTTTTGGCAGGAACCCTAGCGATTGTTGTCACAATGAGTGTGCTGGAGGCTGCACTGGACCCTTCGATACTGATTGCTTT GCTTGCAGGAACTTCAACAACTCGGGTTCCTGCGTCCCTCAGTGTCCTCAGACTGTGATCTACAACAAGCACACGTTCAAACTGGAGCCCAACCCCAATGCCAAGTACCAGTATGGCTCCATCTGTGTGGCCCAGTGTCCCA caAACTTTGTGGTGGATGGCAGCTCGTGCGTGAGCAATTGTCCCACACATAAAATGGAGGTGGAGAAAAATGGGGTGAAAAGATGTGAGCCCTGTGGAGGGCTCTGTCCTAAAG CTTGCCGCGGTACAGGAACTCAGAACCGACAGACTGTGGATGCACTTAACATCGACAGTTTCATTAACTGCACAAAGATCCAAGGCAGTCTTCACTTCCTGGTGACTGGGATCCATGG TGACGATTACAACAATGTCCCAGCCCTTGCTCCAGAAAAACTGAAGATTTTCAACACGGTGCGCGAGATTacag ACATCCTCAGTATCCAGTCCTGGCCTGAAAACATGACAGATCTATCCGTCTTCTCCAACCTGCAAACCATTCAAGGCAGAACACTATatag AGGAGTGAGCTCTAGAAG GGGCTACTCTATGCTGGTGATGAAGATCCCATCCTTGACCTCTCTGGGCTTACGCTCGCTGCAAAGAATAAATGACGGAAGCGTCTACATCACAGGAAACAAGAAGCTGTGCTACCACCACACGGTCAACTGGACACGCATCTTGAGCAGCAGTTCACGCCCGCAGCGACGCCAGAAGTACATTGACATTAAGGAGAACCGGCCAAGAAATGAGTGCG TTGAGCTAGGCCACGTGTGTGACCAACTGTGCTCCTCGGATGGCTGCTGGGGTCCAGGCCCGGATCAGTGTCTCTCCTGCAAGAAGTACAGCAGAGGAGGCACTTGTGTGCCAGAGTGCATGTTCTTGACAGG GGAGAGACGAGAGTTTGCTGATCCATTAGGAGAATGTATGCCCTGCCACCCCGAGTGTAAAGTACAGGAGGGAAAGGAGACCTGCACAGGCCCG GGAGCAGATGAGTGTGTAGCGTGTGCCAACCGGCAGGACGGCCCACATTGTGTCTCCTTGTGTCCTGAGGGTGTGATGGGAGGCGAGGGGGTCATCTTTAAATACCCAAACAAGCAAGGCCGCTGTGAACCGTGTCACATCAACTGTACCCAAGG GTGCTTTGGTCCGGGAATTGGAGGCTGTATTGGGTCTTCCAGATACATTTCTGG ACAAGCAACCACGGGCATCGTACTGGGAGTTATTGCCCTTCTGTTTGCCAGCTTCTCTGCTTTTGTACTGAGCGTTTTGTACCGCCGAGGCCTCGCCATCCGCCACAAACGAGCTATGAGGAGATACATGGCCAATGGAGAG AGTTTTGAGCCACTGGATCCCAGCGAGAAGGGGCCCAAAGTCCACGCTCGGATCCTGAAGCCCACCGACCTGCGTAAGATCAAGCTGCTGGCTAATGGTGTGTTTGGATCAGTTCATAAG GGCATTTGGATCCCTGAAGGAGACACAGTGAAGCTTCCAGTTGCCATAAAAACAATTCATGATCGCACTGGACGGCAGACATTCTTCGAAGTGACAGAT CACATGATGGTGATGGGAAGTTTGGACCACACCAATGTAGTCAAGATCCTCGGTATCTGTCCCGGCGCCAACCTGCAGCTCATCAGCGAGCTCAACAACCATGGCTCCCTGCTGGAGCACGTCAAGAACAACAAGAACAAGCTCAGTCCACAGAGGCTCCTCAATTGGTGTGTGCAGATTGCTAAG GGTATGTATTACCTGGAGGAGAACAGGATGGTCCATAGGAACCTGGCTGCCAGAAATGTGCTGTTGAAGAATAACTACACCGCCCAGATCTCTGACTACGGCATTGCCGACCTACTGTACCCCGATGACAAGAAGTACTTTTACAATGGAGTCAAG ACACCAATCAAGTGGATGGCCTTAGAGAGCATCCTGTTTTGCAGATACACTCATCAAAGTGATGTCTGGAGTTATG GAGTTACAATATGGGAGATGATGTCACATGGTACAGAGCCCTACTCAAATATGCGGCCGCAGGAAGTTCCCGATCTGCTGGAAAAGGGCGAGCGACTGTCCCAGCCGCCTATTTGCACTATTGATGTCTACATGGTCATGGTCAAGT GCTGGATGATTGATGAGAATGTCCGTCCCACATTCAAAGAGCTCGCCAATGAATTTACAAGAATGGCAAGAGATCCTCCTCGCTATCTGGTGATAAAG GAGGACTGCAGCCAGCCTGACGGGCCTCCTGATGAGTTTGCCCAACGTAGTGCAGAACTGGATGACCTGGAAGATCTTGACTTTGAGCTGGAGGACCAGGTGGAGGAAGTATCAATGGATAACCTCCACCAACCCTCCCATTACCTATCTCCCATTAAGTCTAGGAGCCTCAACGGCCTCTCCAGGCTTGATTCTCACAGA GTGGTTCTGAGTACACCAGGCGGTGCTGGTTATCTGCCAATGACAGCAGGTGTAGACAACCCAGGACAG GCTCCATGGCAGTCACGTTCTCGACTCAACTCCGCTCGCACTGTGTCCGAGAGTTCTGAGGGTTGCGGCACAGCCACTGAGCTGGAGATGATCGAGGACTTGTCTCTGGCTGGGAGCCCGAAGCGTGGGCGTCATCGGCAGGACAGCGCCTACATGTCCCAAAGAGACAGCTTCTCTGGTGGGCCGCCTGAGACGCCATCCCCAGAGATGGATGAAGAGGACCAAAACGGTTATGTGCTGCCTGGAGACAGCCCAGAGAAAG AAACCCTGCTGTGTCCATCTCGAGTTATTCCCGACAGGATAGGCAAGTCGTACTCATCCGGGCTTTTGTGCAACCTGAACGACGACAAATACGAGCACATGACCAAGCATACGAACCTCTCGTCCCGAATCAACAGCCACCTCAAAGACAATGGCCACCGGCTCAAGGCCAACAAGAAGCGAACGTCCTCTCTATCATCGCAAGTGACGGCGAGCTTGGGCGATGTCACAACATCCATCAGGAATAACCACATCTCAGAACAGCTTGGTTCTGAAGAGGTTAAATATGAATACATGGATATCAGGTGTAGTGAGAAGGACGAAGACCCTCCGGCACATGACCCTCCGCCTCCTCCCACATTTGTTGGAATGGCagaagaggaagagaaggaggaggaagaagagtaCGTGGAAGACAGTAATTATCATTACACTAACAGACAGCCAAAGCTGAGAAAAGCTCTTCAGGAAAACAGGCAGCTAAAGATCCAGGATAGGGATGAGGACGATACTTATGAGTACGAGGACATGGACTGCCTCCCCGCCATTAAGCCTGTACCGACAGTGTACCAAAATATGCAGGTAGGAGGCGAGGGTGAGGCAAGTGGCTCCACGGCTCATCAGTTTGGCTTTGAGCCTTATGTAAAAGTGCGAGCTGGAGTTGAGATCGGAGATTCCGTAAGCGGAGACAGATCCTTTGACAATCCCGACTACTGGCACAGCAGGATGTTCCTCAAACCTAAAGCAGTACCCACATGA